A region of the Oncorhynchus nerka isolate Pitt River linkage group LG26, Oner_Uvic_2.0, whole genome shotgun sequence genome:
GGACAGGTAGGTTATAACGATGTAAATCCATATGTTTAGACACACTTCAGTGGGAACCAAAGATACATGGATGAAAATCTGTGGATAACAACTCTCCCCTTTTGTATCCCACACTCATATCCATACCTAATTGTACAAAAAACGATCAGATCGTAAGATATTGAGCCTGTCCCTTGGGTTTGGGCTGGTCTTCTGCTTCTAGTTTGCGGTCTTCTTTCGCAGGACAAAGTAGATTATACTGGAGATGAAGGTGAACGCAAAGGAGATCCAGGCCAGAATGAAGGAGTGGCCATACCAACCATCCGATTCATTCTTGTGAAAGATGTCTGTGTAGATGGAGGCAGCGATCATGATGCACaggcctggagggagggagggacaaacaTCAAGCAAAGACAGAAATAGTTGTTTAACAGGTTGAAGATTGAACGTTTTTAGGGCAATACGTACAGGCTAGGAGCTGGAAGATGCCAGAGAAGGTGAATCTCTGTCCCTTTGACAGAGTGAAGAGCTGTCCCACAAACACAAACAGGCCAAGGGAAGAGAATATGCAGGCCAGAATGGAGCTAGCCTGCACTGCCTGGAGGTATtctgtagagggagacagagacagacactgagTAAGGACTATTTACATAACAGACACACCCAGAAAAAAACACCATATTAACGAAACAGTGTTGTGTCACGCTCTGGAATGCAGAGGTGAAAGGGGCAGTTCTGTTTTTTTAGAAACACAATGAAAGTATTTTAATGTGGAAAATTGTGTGCTAAGGAATATTTATGAGAGGATTTAAGACGAGTTCATTTCGTAGGTTGTAAAAGGGTTTCTCAGCAATCAAATAAAACACTGAGAGATACAACAttgctacatacatacatacttttGACCACACATTCACTAAAGGTCTACACACAAACTCACTGTATTTGTAATGCACTTTCAGTGTACATACTCAAGCAAATCTGAACCTCCCCAACAGCCCCAACCCTGTCTCTGATCCTGCCACACCCTCTGTTCAGTTTCCTCTATGAGAAAATGGCATTGTTCTCCCTCGTTGGGCAATAGAGTGTTTACTGATCAATCATGCTTcagtgacagacacacagagacaggttagATGGCAGGCTTAGTCTGACAGTTGTTATGGAGCTCTACCCCGAATTCAACCAAACCTCCAGCGCAGTAAACCCATATCCTGGAGAAACTACACTGTTCCTATTTCTGTGCTGCAAAAATGTATATCTTGGGGTGACTTGagacagaaaaaaaaacatttaattcaCATGTAGGATGATatttacatatactgtatatccaGGAGCAATGCTAATTTCCTGCAGTGCTGTTTTTTTCCCACAGAGAATGTTTCCTTACATTTTAGCCCAGCGGTTCAGTATGGCCCAGGCTTACCTTGAGGGTACTGGCCGGGGAGATCGTTGGAGCTCCAGGTTCCATTGGTCAGTATCCACCTGGCCCACACATCAGTGGACACCGTTTTTGTTATCCACCAGgcctggacaggacagagaggagagatagtcaATGGACATCCACAGGTTCATGTGTTGTGTCGTCACATGCATTTGGAAGTCCAGGCACAGGGATAACGGGCAATGGGTGGAATGTACATCTGTAGAACGTAGCAGCATACCACAGCAGCCAGGTACGCTCCTCTCACTACAACAGGCCTTGTAACACTCACTGGGATCCCACACGCCAACAAGAGCATGTTTATGCAGCCACATTGTTGACGATAACGCACAGGCAAACACacgccacacaaacacacacttaggGTGATGAAACACTGGCCAACCTGTTTGTCACCGATCTTCTTTCAGGGGTGAGAGTGAGCTCAGAAATGTAGTCCAGAATACCAAAGTGGAACACTGACAGAACAGCACCAAAGGCCTGAGCCGATGAGGGCTAACATAGCATGCTTTCATCTTTTGATTCAACACTCCACAGACATAGTGAAAGAGACGTGCACTCATGTGTAGCTCCACAGGGCTATGTCAACATGAAGAGAACTAAGTGGAGGATGAGCAGTAGGGGATTACTTACATTGTCGATAGTTGCCACTAGGAGGAGGATGATGCTGGTGAGGTGAAGGAGGAAGATTCCGGCTAGAAGAACCAACATGATtactgagagaaagacagaacaagggagagggagaaagtatatatattttgttaaaaGTTGGTCAAACACTTCCTCGTTCTATACCCTATCAAATAAAGCGATACTGGGGGACACAGACACTGTCACGGGGCTTAACATGAGTGACAGGAATAAGATACTCTATTGTTTTGTACTCTTGCTGTACAGTGTCCTTGGGTTTCTTGAAAGTTGCTTTAAATctcatgtattttttttattattaaatactattagggttagggtggatggatggatgttgacAAAGGTTGCACACTGAGGCTTGGCTTCAGCACTTTGAAACAGGCAGTCATTAATGATGGAAGGTCTGAGTCTGCACCCCCCCAGGGCGCAGCTTCAGCACTTTGAAACAGGCAGTCATTAATGATGGAAGGTCTGAgtctgcacccccccccccccccccagggcgCGGCTTCAGCACTTTGAAACAGGCAGTCATTAATGATGGAAGGTCTGAGTCTGCAGGCAGTCATTAATGATGGAAGGTCTGAGTCTGCACCCCCCCAGGGCGCGGCTTCAGCACTTTGAAACAGGCAGTCATTAATGATGGAAGGTCTGAGTCTGCACCCCCCCAGGGCGCGGCTTCAGCACTTTGAAACAGGCAGTCATTAATGATGGAAGGTCTGAGTCTGCACCCCCCCAGGGTGCGGCTTCAGCACTTTGAAACAGGCAGTCATTAATGATGGAAGGTCTGAGTCTGCACCCCCCCAGGGCGCGGCTTCAGCACTTTGAAACAGGCAGTCATTAATGATGGAAGGTCTGAGTCTGCACCCCCCCAGGGCGCGGCTACAGCACTTTGAAACAGGCAGTCATTAATGATGGAAGGTCTGAGTCTGCACCCCCCCAGGGCGCGGCTTCAGCACTTTGAAACAGGCAGTCATTAATGATGGAAGGTCTGAGTCTGCACCCCCCCCCAGGGCGCTGCTTCATAACTCTTGATGGGTTATagccacacacactaacagaaaTGGAGGGAGGCGTGATAAAAAATGAATCTAAAGGATTCAGAGGAAGAGATTTGAGATAGGACATAGCGATTGGTCAAGCCAGGTAGTGAAGGCCTGGGAAACAGAGAGTGAGAAAATCAGAGGGATAAATGGGGAAGCTTTGGCAGGAGATGAGTTGCAGCTTGCAACAAACCGCCACTCCTTAAAATAACTGCACAAAATACCTACTCCCCTGCCTGCCCCACCTCCcccaaataaacacacacacacacaccttaacccAGGGGTTCTCAAACATTATGGGGCCGGGGACCCCTTTTGTGATAGTAAATTCAtcatggaccccccccccccccccccccccataatcaGAACACAACTCAAGTTAGATAATAATAGCATACAAGGAGTATTGCCATGACCTCGGCAGTGTGTGGACAGACAAACCAAGTTTTGAGCCCTAGGTTGGAACATTTTAAAGGCTCGCCTGTTGCCAAACGTTGCCGTTtccaagctaatttcctgcaaatcTACAGATGTTGTCATGTGGcagagattttttgttgttgcagcttTTAAGCTGATATCCTAATATCCTGATATCCTAATATCCTAATatcctacaattctacacatttttctatGAGGCAGAGAGAAAAACTTAACAGTTTTAAAGATTCAATTACACTGCATTTATGTAAAATTATTGTGGATGtgtaattttttaaatatatattttgagatCTGGCTGTGAACCCACTGCAAGCCATTGTTAGTGGGTTTGTATGACCCCACATTGAGAATGCCTGCCTTAACCAATTCAGATTAACTAGGCAGCTCAACTCAAAATATTGATAAACGATCTCAATTCACCAATTACAATGGCCATTATTTGATTTATCCATTCTGTAAAGatcataaataataataaaaaaagctGAATGACTGTTTGAATGGCCATTGTCAGTAGAGAGAAGGCGAGATTGTATTTAGGAAGAACAAGCATCAAGAAATCATATTGTGAGAACAACTCAGGGATACACTTTCGAGTTCCTTCCCACCCCTACTACTGGCAATAGAGCGGCCTGGGATCTGGTGGGTGTGGACAGAGTGAGGCGAGAGGCCATCTGGAATGCAGGGAACCTCTCTGGGATAAAGGGCTGGTCTGGGTTGGGTCCAGACATGTGATCTACATCCACACCGACCCACCCCAAGTTGTTTCCCGCCCACGTACACATCAAAATTACAGTAATTGGGAACAAGTACTTCTTAGTTAGCTCAACTgtgtgtaaatatttgagtacACAAAAGATGGTCTGTGTAATTTCTCATATGAGAGCTTCCCATCTAAGTGCTGAAGGGACAAATGAAGAGGGAACTCGATCTAGTCTTAGACAATTAAACCTCTGACTGTCTGAGCTGACAGCTGCTGAGGGAAGTTtagccctgttctgttctgtgaaggaaatACAAAGTACACCCTATCTAACCTCAGCAGTTTGCCAGAGTCACATAGAGTAAACACTGAATTCATGACAATCTCCCTGCCTTCTAGGATGGAGCATAGTTCCATCATGCACTCAGCTATCGACCAGAAATGACAGGACAGGTTTCATGGGCTAAAGTGTGTGCATtatgaactttaattaaatgtatACTTAAAGTTTCAGAATTGCAGTGCATTTGGATTTTCACCTTGTAATGTTTGTTTTAGAACCAGCTACCTGAACAAGCCCATACTGAACTTACCTGGCAAAGGAATAAACTACCAGTATCACTTGCACTACAAAAGACATGCTAGCTACAATTCTAATTAATTCACTCCTCTACTGACTGTGTGAAATTGTATTAGTCTTGAGAGTAATACAACAGAAGGTATGCATATAGGCTATTATCATTTAAAAAACACATGAAGAGCATGTCAAAGAGTTGAGAGTTCTGAAGGAGAACACAAATGTCCAACTTACTTTTTGATGGTAGCCTTTCTGTTGAAGCCCAATTCCTTCTGCTCCCTAAGTTCCAAATGTCAGACTCAGCCCTCGCCGCCAAGGCACGCACAAACACTTACAACCACACATCCAcccacttctctccctccctcttttcctcaaGTCCACACCCCACCCAAATCTCTCCCtccgttgctctctctctcgctctctctctctgtctcacatgcATGCAATTACCCAAAAGCCACTATTTCAACAACTTTGTGGTGGAGTATTTGTTTTTCATGTTCTAGCTATGTCTTTGTCACTCTGTCTATTTAGGCCATTATATCCATGAGTCCTCAGAGGAAGCTCACTGACTCACCTACAGATGTTTGGGGAACTCCCAAAATATTGTTATGAATTCAAATCCCTGCTGCCATGGAGACTCAGTAGTAGCCAGAGCGACCACATTGTTGCTGTTGTATCTCCACACACTGACGTGGTGGGTGTAGTGTTTCTGCCTgatccccaccccctctctccattccccctccaAAGCTCTCTCTCCGGGAGGATAGTCAGGATGAAGGAATGTAGttggttgggagggagggagaggaggaggtaacAAGTGCAAGTCATagcctgagagagaggaagagagagattgtgtgtttGCATGAGAACGACTGAGAGAAACCTGTTTCCCACTAGTTCAATTCATATTCACACTTGATTGATAGatatagtgcactatctaggaCAATAGTCTGACAATATAAGTAGAGGGAAAGAAACCTACTTCTATTGACCACTACTGAGGTAATGTGCTTCATACAGAGTGCTTCAGCAGCCTCAGGTGATGTCACAGGGTAATGATGGGGTTTCAGACATGTTTGGCCAAGTGACTTATCCAATGGGCAAGTCACATACTGGGTTATTGGTGGATACGGTTCCACAAACAGCATACCTCACTTGGGTCAAAGTCAAGGAATGTGGAGTAAACTAAAGATGTACTGTGGACTCCCCACACCCAACACTAAGACTGTGACTGTCACAAATCCAATAGGATACACCTTAGCCCCTAGGGGGACAGGCAACTCAAATAATGGGCCTCAAATATAGAAAAAGGCAGAGAGGGAATTTAGAAATGTTGTCTAGCCTGCCTCTTCCCACGGTGTATCGACAACAcctacctgacaggtgaggtaagCTAGCTTGGGTACAGTGTGGCCTACGATATATCCCTGCTTCCTCTGTCTGCCTATGGAAGCTGGTCCCGAGCTGGGCGGGGCCCCAGTGAAATGAACAAATAACATGCCTGTGTAGCTTCATCAACAATCAGCCCTTTGTTAATCAAAACTGGAAAAGCCAGAGCCCAcaaagcaggggtgtcaaactcattccacggagggctgaATGTCTGCAGGtttgttttttttcttttcaattaagacctagacaaccaggtgaggggagttccttactaatcagtgaccttaattaatcaatcaagtacaagggtggagtGAAAACCTGCAGCCACTCGGCCCTCTGTGGAATCAGTTTGACACGTGCCCTAAAGGCAGACTGGactgttgtttgttgtttgaattgaattgaattgaattgaattgaattgaagtgaagtgttgtatgtACAGTAGTAATAAGGTGTTCGCTCCTTCATATTCAAGGTGGGTCTACAGCGTGGCTCGCCTTGCCTTGTGTGGGATGAGAAGTTAGAATGCGTGGGTTACTTCTGTGAGCGTTGAGAAAGACCACGCCGCTTGTGACTCAACGCGGAGGAGTTCCCAGGGCCGCTCACTGACAGAGTATTTCCACACGGCCGTGTGAAACAGTTCCAGTGTCCACGTGTCAAAGGGAGTAAGACCATAAGCACGTCACTTTACAATGGTCAAATGATCTGCTGTGGTTAACTGTGTCATTCTCCCCGGTCTCTGCCTGTCTGAGTCTGTCTACAGCAACATGACTGTCCTGGAGGTCTGATTGCTAGGTTTACATTTAGAAAGACAGCAAGAGTATGTAGGGTATTTGCTGGGTAATTTGAAAGAAAACTGTGTACTGTTTAATGAGTCACAGTGTGTTGAAACTCTCACCCTACCCAGTGTTGACTAATTGGGATGAGGCTATTGGAATCTCACTTATCCCTTCACTCCCACTTGTCGCTTGACTGGTTTCCTATACAGGTAAGGTACACACTGACGTCATGGTGCCGTTGTAACACACACGATCACACCCTTCTGGCCCTCAAATTAATGTCATAGCCACACACAGTGGAAGGTGAAAGGAGATCCCTATCCTACAGGGAATACTACATGGAGCAAATGGACTGTCATGGACCCTCTATGCCTGCCAGTCAATGTTCCCTCATTTTTTAAAATCGCTTAACAAGTTTCAGGTCTGCTGAAAGCAAACTTGAAAATGCTGTGCAACTTCCGGTgtgcgtttactgtgaacaccgaggatgtacctgctttaagttagttctaacagtggtcaagtaggctactgtggctatttgatcataacgTAGGCCTAGCATCAAaagcaatggagaaaatgcatcacataacattttaacattgtAATAGCTGTTCTATCGTTCAGtttacagtagcagccaatgtgtggtgttcaatataggcctacattccatgagacttttgacaAAAATATACAGGGCTTGACATTAGTCTGTTTATACACTTGTCCTTGTGTTTTTTGATGCAAGAAACTactttattacagagaatcagacaaattatgctaccctctgcctattggctacttagcttattcaagcctgtctcaaaatacaacactgcccattGAAGACCCAAAAAGCACTTAAActgacttgcttttcaaagatgtctagaaatgtacacgttttgtgctcttgtatgaagcaatcactcccctattgctgactacaacTGGGGCTATAACAGGGCTAATAACTccctaactagcaaaggatatgaacaaatgtaCACGTCGCTACATGCAgttctcgctttgatctcaaaacaagggCATCTGCacacgaccactcatgctgtaaataCAGTCTAGTTCAAAGTGAACGGCAcaaatccatatatggcaatggtctatttgcatataggactactgcagctctgattggttatggcacACTGGTCTGTGTCGAGTAGGGGCCTGAGTTATGCATGTCAATGCAATCGAATCCGACTCCGATGCTTTCTGCCCACACCAAAAATCTCTTGGAGATCATTTGTTTGTTTTGCATACTAAGTCTTGTATAGTTgattttgtttcggtatgttgcattgaaagtggctaatattgcgttgatttgtccacaattgccacagtaaagggaaacagtgatcgtgttaactaaggggggaaactctagaaagttgagtgaaaatgtatctcgtgcttctctgctcgctgatatttcttctgcatGGCAGTCCCGGGGAACTGCACGCCCGCACACGCGCTcacagcttagagggaacattgctgcCAGTTGAAGGATGCTACTCCCATGATCTCCATGTTGTGGCATGCTCCTTCCACATACATTATTCTCTGTAATGCACAAGTAATTCACACGCAAGATCAAGCCCCTTGAAACTGCACAGGTGCAGCTTACCACCCATATTAGTGTAGTGAGGGATGCTAAATCTGGTCACTCCCTCCATTAGAGATCCCAGGGATACAATTTGGGCAGAGAGATTCAAGAGGAAAGTGTAAAGTGGTAGGGGTCTGTGATTATGTGGTGAACCTGGTAAGCCACTGGAAAGCCAGCCAAAGTAAGAGACGTATGAGCCTAATTAAGGTGGAGCAACATTCAGGTCAGCCAGGTGCCGTCATAGGTCAGCCAGAAACAGGTGGAGTTGGACTAGGTCCTAGGACATACACATCAATGTGATTTTATGTAAGCCTCGAAACTAAATGATATCATTATGCAGAGTACATGGACATCCTGTGATTTGTGTTACCCTTTACGTGACCAGAATTAGAATGCCATTTTAATTGCTATGTCATTATCATTTTGGTTTCACGAGATTATATCTACTTTTGCATAACACTGATTTCCCTGGGGATGATGGGGACAGTGAGATCAGTTGAGGCCTGTAACGGCAAAACGATGGCAGTCTGTGGTTCTTTTAGATTCGTCTGGGGTTTCTCAATGCTCCCCATGTTTAAAATATACAACAGTTTCCTATACAATACTACAGTAGTTACTATAGAATGAtaaactgtattatactgtagaatactatactgtaactgtagtatccctcaataatgtgtagtacttactataatgttgaagtatactgtagaatactatcgTAAATAATCAATattatcccccccaaaaaacactgtagtaaatattaCATTAATGCCCGCAAAAaataagtgagaaacctacatgccaagtacAGACCAACCtgttccctacaggttatagaaaagagtagaAGCTCTGAGCTATCTGTTCAGACCCCAGTCGTACTATCTAAAGGTTATGgaaaatgtgatattttagtatttctccagtaggtttcctgaaggagaaagcctccacgtctaagataataaaacaaaaacactatagtaagctaaatactacagtaatgtctacaaaaacactacagtaaatactacaggccacaaaaacactacagtaaatactacaggccacaaaaacactacagtacatactacaggccacaaaaacactacagtaaatactacaggccacaaaaacactacagtacatactacaggccacaaaaacactacagtacatactacaggccacaaaaacactacagtacatactacaggccacaaaaacactacagtaaatactacaggccACAATACTATAggccacaaaaacactacagtaaatactacaggccacaaaaacactacagtacatactacaggccacaaaaacactacagtacatactacaggccacaaaaacactacagtaaatactacaggccacaaaaacactacagtaaatactacaggccacaaaaacactacagtaaatactacaggccacaaaaacactacagtaaatactacaggccacaaaaacactacagtaaatactacaggccacaaaaacactacagtacatactacaggccacaaaaacactacagtaaatactacaggccacaaaaacactacagtaaatactacaggccacaaaaacactacagtgaatactacaggccacaaaaacactacagtaaatactactgtatactACAATCCGCAAAAGCACTACATAAATAACTATAGTTTATACTACCATTTATTTATAAGatagaatactatagtattttttcatgtgggtccCTGCAAGGGGAATTCCAACAGGTCTTAAAGCAGTCTGTTGTTTTTTTAAGAAGAAAAAGTAAAGTGTCAGGGATAGCTTTAAGGGACATGAAGCCCAATGTACTAACAAAAAACTGATAAGAAATGTAGCCACTAGTTGTTTTGGTTGTTCCAGCAACTGTTTACATTCAATAAAAAAAGTTTCCCGTTTCCATGGTGACTGGTCAGGGTTTTATTCTTgatccactccctctctgtcacttcCACCCTGTGGCTCTTTTTTTAGATCTCACATTATTGCTACATTTCACTTAGTTTGCACATgatctaccctcctccttcttctctgaCTGTTTTGTCCCTCCTTTTCCTGCTCAGCCCTTGTtttaccacccctctccctcttttctctcaatGAAATCCAGACATACATATTTTTTGCTTTGAAACATTGAAAAGAAAACAACTCCTGACTGTTGGTAGCTAGGCAACTCACAATGAGTCATCACTGCAGCGCCCAtcaaccccctctcctcccctgtacaCTCTCTTCATATAGCCTATTGAATAGTGTGGTTCAGTTAGACAGTGTACATTACACTCAGTTTCAATGAATTCCCTGTTACTTACGGGTCCTTGAATATTACAGTAGTTAGTATGCAGATGCCTGATAAAAGAGGAAAGTACAGTGTTTTTGTTTTTCAGTCACTCTTAGGCCTACTGCTGTCTGTACAATTCGTGCCACTGTACTGTTCGGTTGATAATGATCAACATTGATGTTGTCATGTGGTGGCACAGTGTCTCTATGACAATAATAGCAACGGTTATAGTGATGATATTACAAAGGAAACACTCAATAAAATGCCTATGACGCACACATTTGCTAGATTATTCCAAATTGATTTCAGGGAAATTTCCAcacaaaaaaatatcccaatttgTGCCAGCCATCAGTGAGAAACCTTACATGCCAAGTATAGATCATATGTTGTGTTCCCCACAGGTTACAGAAGAGAGCAGAAGAGCTGAACTATCAGTTCAGGCTCCAGTCCTACCTACATACAGATTATGGACcccacttctatgtcaaagatacAAAAACAATACAGTGAAGTAAATAATACACTATTAATACTATTAATACAATAATACTCTGCTaaaacactatggtgaatactatagtatataaatatagcaatactgtagtatttataccatagtatactatagtattatgTCATGTGAGTTGGTACAAAAGCAGGTTCCCTAACCCATACATTCAAAGGTGAAACTTGATTAGGGTCAGGTTCACCTCTCAGCAATTGCTGACGTTCTTGTGCTACAGCAGATGATGGTTTATTTTCCTACCATATTAACAAAGCAAAGTTTTAGGAACTGCGTAAGGTTACTTGGCCATACCAGGGTAAGGGTGGGGGGAGTGGAGAATTCAATGTGTGCTTTGACTTGTATGACAATACCACCCTCTTGTGGAGAGAAGAGAGCCTGTCATCTCTAACGTATTGTGGTTAAGTTTCAACGTGACTTTTATTATGGTAAATTATATAGCAAACCTGTAATTATATACCCCTGTAGAAATGACAAGCATAATTGGAATCAGCATGCCATTGTTGAGACTAATTATCAATTAAGACTACTTGAGGTTGAATCAGTGAACACATGTGGTGCTTACGGAAGCATTCAAAATATACCTTTCCCCTCGTCCCAGTGTGTTAATGTACGTTGAGAAACAATCATATTGGCAATGTATTTTACACATAAATGTTACGGTGTCCTCCTACTTTACATTCTAACAATCACTCGGTATCTGCGAGGTCAGGCTCACGATTCGACGGGTAAAATAATAATCCACACACCTGTTGAGTTCACAGAATCCACACAAAATCCACTTTCAAGTGACAGTGTCTCCCGTAATGATAAACTGACTCATTACACCCCGAAGACAAATACCAACGTCCGTCAAACAAACCTGTCAAGAAACCGCGTAGAAATGCCAGCACGTGAAATTGGTGAATCATACGAAAATGTATATGTTCGCACGTTATCTCCGGACTTTGAAGAATTGAACAGATCACGACTTTCAGGTAGAAAACGAATGGTGGTATTCAATGATAAGAACGACAAGTACCATGCCAAACAACACGAGGAGAAGCATTCGGAAGGTTTACCATTTAAATCCTATAGTAATATCGATTGCAATCAAGGAAAAATTCAGAATTTACATCGTGGAAAGTTTTCTATCACAGGAAACGATGAGAACCACTCACAAATGGCATACCACTCAGATTCAGTAACTCCAGGTAAGCTATAGGTGGGCTGTCTGTCATGTAGCCTATTCTACCATTCAACTTGTTTAGTTTGACTAGCCACGTATTTCCTTGCTCAAAATATGCATAATAGGCTAATGTTGTGTCTATTTTAGGAGTGCGTGCAGGAAAGATCCGAGTTCGAGGTGATATAGCGAAAGCAGAGAGCTGGATGAGAATGGAGCCAGACGTAGAATGTGGAGATGAGTCTATGACCCTCACTGTC
Encoded here:
- the LOC115110471 gene encoding epithelial membrane protein 2-like, which translates into the protein MLVLLAGIFLLHLTSIILLLVATIDNAWWITKTVSTDVWARWILTNGTWSSNDLPGQYPQEYLQAVQASSILACIFSSLGLFVFVGQLFTLSKGQRFTFSGIFQLLACLCIMIAASIYTDIFHKNESDGWYGHSFILAWISFAFTFISSIIYFVLRKKTAN